The following are encoded in a window of Ignicoccus islandicus DSM 13165 genomic DNA:
- the speD gene encoding adenosylmethionine decarboxylase, producing the protein MVNEALRTKETPQDRIIGRHVYGNLYGIDPNLLWNEEFLRDLVKRAAEVANMKLVEVKSWKFEGYHGGVSVMALVLESHITIHTWPDYEYATVDVYTCGEKGDPWRAFNFIVEELKPEDYTVHYADRSSRPRIPSGNKEILYQ; encoded by the coding sequence ATGGTGAATGAAGCACTAAGAACAAAGGAAACACCGCAAGATCGCATAATTGGGAGACATGTATACGGAAATCTGTATGGCATCGACCCAAACTTACTGTGGAACGAAGAATTTCTGAGAGACTTAGTAAAGAGGGCAGCCGAGGTAGCTAACATGAAGTTGGTAGAAGTGAAGTCATGGAAGTTCGAGGGTTATCACGGCGGAGTTTCAGTAATGGCGTTAGTATTGGAAAGCCATATAACTATACACACGTGGCCGGACTACGAATACGCTACAGTTGATGTATATACATGCGGCGAGAAAGGTGATCCTTGGCGCGCTTTCAATTTCATTGTTGAAGAGTTAAAACCTGAGGACTATACCGTCCACTACGCAGATCGTAGTAGTAGACCTAGAATACCGTCAGGTAATAAGGAGATTTTGTACCAGTAA
- a CDS encoding MqnA/MqnD/SBP family protein produces the protein MTVSISLIKYKYSSKLVEQWRNLGVKVILDEPLISLYRYLTKKVDIAMVTSMVLYLPQSILLPQMPVVMSNGPVRNVLLIPCKKERTVKDTVRLWSTPQSRSGLTLALWYLSYIGFKKIKLLSNKEDADLCLYIGDYARELSYLVEGSIDLGREWFQLTKSPFIYAITVGWKLLRLPFRGYMWKEIIVTSLNDRIYEILENQLEILRNYWYKISLLPDGILGLLLRSA, from the coding sequence ATGACGGTGTCAATATCTCTAATTAAGTATAAATACTCTTCTAAGTTAGTCGAACAATGGAGAAACTTAGGCGTTAAGGTAATCTTGGATGAACCTCTGATTTCGCTATACAGATATCTTACAAAGAAGGTTGATATAGCCATGGTCACTTCTATGGTTCTCTATTTACCACAATCAATTCTGTTACCTCAAATGCCAGTAGTAATGTCTAATGGCCCTGTAAGAAACGTCCTATTAATTCCGTGTAAAAAAGAACGTACTGTTAAAGATACAGTAAGATTGTGGAGTACACCGCAATCACGAAGCGGACTTACGTTAGCTCTTTGGTACCTTTCTTACATAGGATTCAAGAAAATAAAGTTGTTGAGTAATAAAGAAGACGCGGATTTATGTCTATATATCGGTGATTACGCACGAGAATTAAGCTATCTCGTTGAGGGTAGCATTGATTTAGGTAGAGAGTGGTTCCAATTAACCAAATCGCCTTTCATTTATGCTATTACCGTAGGATGGAAGTTACTAAGGCTTCCCTTCAGAGGGTACATGTGGAAAGAGATAATAGTTACTTCACTAAATGACCGAATTTACGAGATTCTAGAAAATCAGCTCGAGATCCTTCGCAATTACTGGTACAAAATCTCCTTATTACCTGACGGTATTCTAGGTCTACTACTACGATCTGCGTAG
- a CDS encoding creatininase family protein: protein MDRELSFAHSNVNNLPNSDLLILPIGSIERHGDHLPLGTDTIIAEYVSQRVALKLRNEGYKVFVLPPIWYGYTWSLLHLDGTITIEPSVLKSFIEDILVSLANPRFTRILIINGHGGNKEPIELAVKEALLRLGPGIKIGYISWWDVLDEETLDRALPGSKPLHACEIETSIMLYICPSCVDKEALNRVEPVRPPRRSILRSLEDTRKAFSKGYLGDPKKANEEAGKVIIESVIDKLVDLIKRELTKEKVELEYE from the coding sequence TTGGATAGGGAGCTTAGCTTCGCTCATTCGAATGTAAACAACCTTCCTAACTCGGACTTACTAATACTGCCAATAGGATCCATCGAACGCCATGGCGATCATTTACCTCTTGGCACGGACACAATAATAGCTGAATACGTATCCCAGAGAGTTGCATTAAAACTAAGGAATGAAGGTTACAAAGTATTCGTATTACCACCAATATGGTATGGCTACACTTGGAGCTTACTTCACCTCGATGGTACTATCACCATCGAACCCTCAGTATTGAAGTCCTTCATTGAAGACATCTTGGTGAGCTTGGCTAATCCGCGTTTCACGAGAATATTGATAATAAATGGTCATGGCGGCAATAAGGAACCCATTGAGCTGGCAGTAAAGGAGGCGTTACTTCGTCTGGGCCCTGGAATCAAGATAGGATATATCTCATGGTGGGACGTATTAGATGAAGAGACGCTGGATCGCGCGCTTCCGGGCTCAAAGCCCCTTCACGCGTGTGAAATTGAGACTAGCATAATGCTTTACATATGCCCTAGTTGCGTTGATAAAGAAGCTCTTAACAGAGTTGAACCAGTACGACCACCTAGGAGGTCAATTTTAAGATCATTGGAGGATACTCGAAAAGCTTTCTCTAAGGGATATTTAGGTGATCCGAAGAAGGCTAACGAAGAAGCGGGAAAGGTCATTATAGAGAGCGTCATCGATAAGCTCGTTGATTTAATTAAAAGAGAACTCACTAAAGAAAAGGTAGAGTTAGAGTATGAGTAA
- a CDS encoding DNA-directed DNA polymerase I, which produces MKKRKHRGPTLFDFIKSNNQENCRDKNSKKGLSKGSDVKKDSDGNGDKFSIGHNEVSGLLIGLKRNVETKHQEKARLNKNVTLTMLLNNNDESSGRNYSILTREMPDVIPGESYYLLQVTYDGNLGKAVLLMYDEKRHEIRKWVDTYGHKPYFLTDLEPQEVRRLGITKNSSFAGMDVIERYDLLNKKILRLTKIYTTDPLAVRELRDKVPRAWEAKIKYHDNYTYDLGLIPLLPYMVTKNGILPVPHKVSPEEIEKINEAFKGESDEFKKLAIAWIPIFEVPPPNVRVLAIDIEVFTPSLGRVPDATKAPYPITSVALASNDGMKKVLVLIRNNMKLTEEQIRKLSEQDIEIEFFDSERALVIELLRVIRKYPILLTYNGDNFDLQYIYNRALLLGIPENMIPIKKTSDYFTINHGIHIDLYKFYDINAIKTYAFGNKYKEVNLDAVASALLGEHKVSITKPISELEYDELVIYNFRDAKLTLQLFSFNSYLPWKLIVLISRISKLGVEEVTRKQISAWIKNLFFWEHRRRRYLIPNREDIIKLKGEVRSSATIKGKRYQGAFVFEPVVGVFFNVLVLDFASLYPTIIKKYNISYETVNEEGCTKYVEAPEVGHKICQEREGITALIVGLLRDYRVKIYKRKAKDKSLSDQMREWYNTVQAAMKVYINASYGVLGAESFELYCPPAAESITAFGRYAIRSTMRYTMEKGIPILYGDTDSMFLWSPSEEILKDIINWVQKEFGLEIEVDKVYRFVAFTGLKKNYIGVYPDGSIDVKGLLGKKRHTPQFLKEAFSNVIEMIKRIETPEDLVETRERIKDLVQQLYVNLRKQYYNLDEVAFHMQLTKGLNEYNKNVPQHVKAARMLLKFGVNVAPGDVISFVKVKGAEGVKPVQLAKLTELDLEKYYEAIDSTLSQILKAFSIDNSQLSGTSKLAAFLVK; this is translated from the coding sequence GTGAAGAAGAGGAAACACAGGGGACCCACACTCTTCGATTTCATCAAGTCCAACAATCAAGAGAACTGCCGTGATAAAAACTCTAAAAAAGGATTATCAAAAGGAAGTGACGTTAAGAAAGATAGCGATGGTAATGGAGATAAGTTTTCCATAGGACACAATGAAGTTAGTGGATTATTGATCGGATTAAAGAGGAACGTTGAAACGAAACATCAAGAGAAGGCACGTCTAAATAAGAACGTCACACTAACAATGCTCCTAAATAATAATGACGAATCGAGTGGAAGAAATTACTCTATATTGACGAGAGAGATGCCGGACGTTATTCCAGGTGAGAGTTACTATTTGTTGCAAGTCACTTATGATGGTAACTTAGGCAAAGCCGTCTTGTTAATGTACGATGAGAAACGGCATGAGATAAGGAAATGGGTAGATACTTATGGCCATAAACCGTATTTCTTGACTGACTTGGAACCTCAAGAAGTTAGGAGACTAGGTATCACGAAAAATTCCAGCTTCGCTGGGATGGATGTAATAGAAAGGTATGACTTACTGAATAAAAAGATCCTCAGACTAACCAAAATTTACACTACCGATCCATTAGCTGTAAGAGAGTTAAGAGATAAGGTGCCGAGAGCATGGGAAGCTAAAATAAAATATCACGATAACTATACATACGATTTAGGCCTCATTCCACTGTTACCATATATGGTTACTAAGAACGGAATTTTACCCGTTCCACACAAAGTAAGTCCGGAGGAAATAGAGAAGATAAACGAAGCGTTCAAAGGCGAGAGCGATGAGTTCAAGAAACTCGCTATAGCTTGGATACCTATCTTCGAAGTACCTCCCCCTAATGTAAGGGTTTTAGCAATAGACATAGAGGTCTTTACACCGTCCTTGGGTAGGGTTCCAGACGCAACCAAAGCTCCCTATCCGATTACCTCAGTCGCATTAGCATCCAATGACGGAATGAAGAAAGTGTTAGTTCTTATTCGTAACAACATGAAGCTTACCGAAGAACAAATAAGGAAGTTATCTGAACAAGATATTGAAATAGAATTCTTCGATTCGGAAAGAGCATTAGTAATCGAACTTCTTAGGGTAATTAGGAAGTATCCAATTCTTCTAACTTATAACGGTGATAACTTCGACCTTCAATACATATACAATAGAGCCCTGCTTCTAGGAATACCCGAAAACATGATACCTATAAAGAAAACATCTGACTACTTTACCATTAACCATGGAATACATATCGACTTGTACAAGTTCTACGACATAAACGCAATAAAGACGTACGCGTTTGGAAACAAGTATAAAGAGGTCAACCTAGATGCCGTCGCCTCCGCTTTGTTAGGCGAACATAAGGTAAGCATCACTAAGCCTATTAGCGAACTAGAATACGACGAATTAGTTATTTATAACTTTAGAGACGCTAAACTTACGTTACAGCTTTTCAGCTTCAATTCCTATCTACCTTGGAAGTTAATAGTACTAATTTCCCGAATATCTAAACTGGGCGTCGAAGAAGTTACCCGAAAGCAAATTTCTGCATGGATAAAGAACTTGTTCTTCTGGGAACATAGGAGAAGGAGGTATTTGATACCTAATAGAGAAGACATTATAAAGCTGAAAGGAGAGGTACGTAGCTCAGCAACAATAAAAGGAAAAAGATATCAAGGAGCATTCGTATTCGAACCTGTAGTTGGCGTTTTCTTCAATGTCTTAGTATTAGACTTCGCTTCGCTGTATCCGACCATAATAAAGAAGTATAACATAAGCTACGAAACGGTTAACGAAGAAGGATGTACTAAGTATGTTGAAGCACCAGAGGTCGGTCACAAAATATGTCAAGAAAGAGAAGGCATTACCGCTCTAATAGTTGGATTATTAAGAGATTATAGGGTTAAGATCTATAAGAGAAAAGCTAAAGATAAAAGCCTCTCAGATCAAATGAGAGAATGGTATAATACCGTACAAGCAGCAATGAAGGTATACATAAATGCATCCTATGGAGTCCTGGGTGCAGAAAGCTTCGAGTTATATTGTCCTCCAGCTGCGGAAAGCATCACTGCATTCGGAAGGTATGCTATCAGGAGTACTATGAGATATACCATGGAGAAAGGAATTCCAATACTATACGGAGATACCGACTCGATGTTCTTGTGGTCACCTTCTGAGGAGATCTTGAAGGACATCATAAATTGGGTACAGAAGGAGTTCGGTTTAGAAATAGAGGTAGATAAAGTTTACAGATTCGTTGCGTTTACTGGATTGAAGAAGAACTATATAGGCGTGTACCCGGATGGAAGTATTGACGTCAAAGGTCTCTTAGGTAAGAAGAGGCACACGCCACAGTTTCTCAAAGAGGCCTTTAGTAATGTTATAGAAATGATTAAACGAATCGAAACGCCGGAAGACCTTGTAGAAACCAGGGAAAGGATAAAGGACTTGGTTCAACAGTTGTACGTGAACTTAAGGAAACAATATTACAACTTGGACGAAGTGGCGTTTCATATGCAATTAACCAAAGGATTAAACGAATATAATAAGAACGTTCCTCAACACGTCAAAGCAGCTAGAATGTTGCTGAAGTTTGGTGTCAACGTTGCTCCAGGAGATGTAATATCTTTCGTGAAAGTCAAGGGCGCAGAAGGAGTGAAACCGGTGCAGTTAGCGAAACTTACGGAACTGGATTTAGAAAAATACTACGAAGCAATAGACTCGACCCTAAGTCAGATACTAAAAGCGTTTAGCATCGACAATAGTCAATTGAGTGGAACCAGTAAATTAGCTGCGTTTTTGGTAAAGTAA
- the fen gene encoding flap endonuclease-1, translating into MGIAQLREIIPQKCVTNYTLKALEGRKIALDGFNSLYQFLTAIRGPDGKPLMDSRGNVTSHLAGLFYRTVNLLENGIRVAYVFDGKPPDFKKKEIERRLSIKEKAEKMYKEAISKGIIEEAKKYAQMSTRLTPAMVADAKKLLELMGVPWVQAPSEGEAQAAYMAQKGSVWASGSQDYDSLLFGSPRLIRNLVVSGKRKLPGKNVYVNVEPEEIKLDCILKDLDISREQLIDIALLVGTDYTEGIKGIGPKTALRLVKTYKDLEKILRSYNVEDVEYYLKVKEFFLNPPVTDDYVLEWREPDIEGLIEFLVREHDFNEERVRRAAERLKKAWREKIRSRQLGLDAFFSKKS; encoded by the coding sequence ATGGGTATAGCTCAACTGCGTGAAATAATACCTCAGAAATGCGTAACGAACTACACTCTTAAGGCCCTAGAGGGGAGGAAAATCGCATTAGATGGTTTCAATTCACTTTATCAATTTCTGACTGCTATTCGTGGACCGGATGGTAAACCATTAATGGATTCGAGAGGCAACGTGACTAGTCATTTAGCAGGTCTCTTCTACAGAACGGTTAATCTGTTAGAAAACGGTATAAGAGTCGCTTACGTATTTGATGGAAAACCTCCGGACTTTAAGAAGAAAGAGATAGAAAGACGATTAAGCATAAAGGAAAAAGCCGAGAAAATGTATAAGGAAGCCATATCTAAGGGTATAATTGAAGAAGCCAAAAAGTACGCGCAGATGAGTACGCGTTTAACGCCTGCAATGGTCGCAGATGCCAAGAAGTTACTTGAACTTATGGGGGTTCCATGGGTCCAAGCCCCTAGTGAAGGCGAAGCACAAGCAGCTTACATGGCTCAAAAGGGATCGGTATGGGCAAGTGGAAGCCAAGATTACGATTCCCTACTTTTCGGAAGCCCTAGGTTGATTAGAAACTTAGTTGTAAGCGGTAAGAGAAAGCTACCTGGAAAGAACGTCTATGTGAACGTAGAGCCAGAGGAAATAAAGCTAGATTGCATACTTAAAGACCTCGACATCTCTCGCGAGCAATTAATAGATATAGCCTTACTGGTAGGCACCGATTACACTGAAGGCATAAAAGGAATTGGTCCAAAAACAGCTCTTCGATTAGTTAAAACGTACAAGGATCTAGAAAAGATATTAAGATCCTATAACGTTGAGGACGTAGAATACTACTTGAAGGTTAAAGAGTTCTTCTTAAACCCCCCAGTAACCGACGACTACGTCCTAGAATGGCGCGAGCCCGATATTGAAGGTCTAATCGAATTTCTGGTTCGAGAACATGACTTCAATGAGGAGAGGGTTAGGAGAGCGGCAGAACGCCTAAAGAAAGCATGGCGTGAGAAAATAAGGAGTAGACAGCTAGGATTAGACGCGTTTTTCTCCAAGAAATCTTGA
- a CDS encoding CDC48 family AAA ATPase, with protein sequence MSFSERVAPDGVELKVVEAKHRDVGKGRVRIDKSVMNLLGIKSGDVVEIEGKRVTAATAWPAYPEDQGLDIIRMDGLIRQNAGVNVGDKVIVRKAKVRNAIMVKLAPTAYHITIDEGFVPYAKKKLMEYPLVEGDTVLIPILGQTIPFVVVHTRPSGVVRITHSTNIIILERHVEQSKLPKVSWEDIGGLGPVIQRLRELIELPLRYPEIFKKLGIEPPKGVLLYGPPGTGKTLLAKALANETDSYFIAINGPEIMSKYYGESEQRLREIFEEARKNAPSIIFIDEIDAIAPKREEVTGEVEKRVVAQLLTLLDGLEAREDVVVIAATNRPNAVDPALRRPGRLEVEIEIPLPDKKGRLEILQIHTRNMPLSEDVDLDRLAEMTHGYTGADLAALARSAALYALRRYLPEIDLDKGELPPGLLEKIKVTMEDFMNAYKDIVPSGLREVYIEVPEVRWEDIGGLEEVKQQLREAVEWPLKYPDSFKRLGIEPPKGILLFGPPGTGKTMLAKAAATESQANFIAVRGPEILSKWVGESEKAIREIFRKARQAAPTIIFFDEIDSIAPMRGLGSDTNVTERIVSQLLTEMDGIERMGNIMVIASTNRPDIIDPALLRPGRFDKLIYVPPPDKKVRFKILLIHTRNMPLDLDVDLEAIAERTEGYSGADLEALCREAAMEALREDLNANKVSMRHFERALSKVRPSITPEMVKFYENWLEKAKQRIDVLKRTGPSIYT encoded by the coding sequence TTGTCTTTCTCAGAGAGGGTTGCTCCAGATGGCGTCGAACTGAAGGTAGTTGAGGCCAAACACAGAGATGTCGGAAAAGGGCGCGTGAGAATAGATAAATCCGTGATGAATCTCTTAGGTATTAAGAGCGGTGACGTGGTTGAGATCGAAGGGAAGAGGGTTACGGCAGCAACAGCGTGGCCAGCTTATCCTGAAGATCAAGGACTAGACATTATTAGAATGGATGGTCTGATCCGACAAAACGCTGGAGTTAATGTAGGCGATAAGGTAATAGTTAGAAAGGCCAAAGTTAGAAACGCCATTATGGTTAAGTTAGCACCTACTGCATACCACATAACCATTGACGAAGGATTCGTCCCATACGCGAAGAAGAAGCTAATGGAATACCCCCTCGTTGAAGGCGATACAGTCTTAATACCGATACTTGGGCAGACGATACCGTTCGTTGTGGTTCATACTCGGCCAAGCGGGGTCGTAAGGATAACTCATAGCACAAACATAATAATCCTTGAACGTCACGTCGAACAAAGTAAACTACCTAAGGTAAGCTGGGAAGATATCGGTGGCTTAGGACCCGTTATTCAAAGGTTAAGAGAACTAATAGAACTGCCCCTTAGATATCCAGAGATATTCAAGAAACTTGGTATAGAACCGCCTAAGGGCGTTCTCCTGTATGGTCCCCCAGGAACGGGTAAGACATTGTTAGCGAAGGCTTTGGCTAACGAAACAGATTCGTATTTCATCGCAATCAACGGTCCAGAAATAATGAGCAAATACTACGGTGAAAGCGAGCAAAGGCTAAGGGAGATCTTCGAGGAAGCGAGGAAGAACGCTCCATCAATAATATTCATTGACGAAATAGACGCAATTGCGCCCAAGAGGGAGGAAGTGACCGGAGAAGTGGAGAAGAGAGTAGTAGCACAACTGTTAACGCTCTTGGATGGACTTGAGGCTAGAGAGGACGTTGTAGTTATTGCTGCTACTAACAGACCCAACGCAGTCGATCCTGCCCTCAGAAGACCTGGCAGACTCGAAGTTGAGATCGAGATTCCGTTGCCAGATAAGAAAGGTAGGTTAGAAATATTACAGATACATACGAGGAACATGCCTCTATCCGAGGATGTCGATCTCGATAGACTTGCTGAAATGACTCATGGATATACTGGTGCTGATCTAGCAGCGCTAGCGAGGAGTGCAGCCTTATATGCGTTAAGGAGGTACCTACCGGAAATTGACTTAGATAAAGGCGAATTGCCACCTGGACTACTAGAGAAAATAAAAGTAACTATGGAAGACTTCATGAATGCATATAAGGACATAGTTCCATCGGGTCTGAGAGAAGTATACATAGAGGTTCCCGAAGTTAGATGGGAGGACATAGGCGGTCTCGAGGAAGTGAAGCAACAGCTAAGGGAAGCAGTAGAGTGGCCATTGAAATATCCCGATTCCTTCAAGCGTCTCGGAATTGAACCTCCCAAGGGCATACTGCTCTTCGGTCCCCCAGGAACCGGCAAGACCATGTTGGCCAAGGCAGCAGCAACTGAGAGCCAAGCCAACTTCATCGCAGTTAGAGGTCCAGAGATACTGAGCAAATGGGTAGGCGAGAGCGAGAAGGCGATAAGGGAGATATTCAGGAAAGCGAGGCAAGCTGCGCCAACGATAATCTTCTTCGATGAGATAGATAGCATCGCTCCAATGAGGGGACTGGGAAGCGATACCAACGTGACGGAAAGGATTGTGAGTCAGCTACTAACCGAGATGGACGGCATTGAGAGGATGGGTAATATAATGGTAATAGCATCAACGAATAGACCAGACATCATCGATCCGGCGCTGTTGCGACCGGGACGCTTCGATAAGCTCATATACGTACCACCACCAGATAAGAAGGTTCGATTCAAGATATTGCTCATTCATACTAGGAACATGCCTTTAGATCTCGATGTAGATCTGGAAGCTATAGCAGAGAGAACTGAAGGTTACAGCGGAGCGGACCTAGAAGCACTATGTAGAGAAGCCGCTATGGAAGCCTTAAGAGAAGACCTCAATGCTAACAAGGTCAGTATGAGGCACTTTGAGAGAGCTCTTTCAAAGGTTCGACCCAGTATAACTCCAGAGATGGTTAAATTCTACGAGAATTGGTTAGAGAAAGCGAAACAGAGAATAGATGTCTTAAAGAGAACTGGACCTTCGATATACACGTGA
- a CDS encoding aconitase X swivel domain-containing protein, translating to MKEVCGRALLVENLGKAEVVKVKGRISFLGEVNPKEGKLYDGRSIANRILIAKGPKGSTVGAYVIYALKYYSNAPLAIIFEEESDPIVVSGSVVAGITHGDKFGRIDVSDGELCEVIVDHGKLCLRC from the coding sequence ATGAAGGAAGTGTGTGGTCGCGCATTGCTAGTTGAGAATCTCGGAAAAGCGGAAGTCGTTAAAGTGAAAGGAAGGATAAGCTTTCTGGGTGAGGTCAATCCTAAAGAAGGGAAGCTATACGATGGACGCTCTATAGCGAACAGGATATTAATTGCTAAAGGTCCAAAAGGCTCCACCGTTGGCGCTTACGTAATTTACGCGCTCAAGTACTACTCAAATGCACCATTAGCGATAATCTTTGAAGAGGAGAGCGATCCAATTGTTGTTAGCGGTAGCGTCGTCGCCGGAATTACTCACGGTGACAAGTTTGGTAGAATCGACGTGAGTGATGGTGAGCTATGTGAAGTGATAGTCGATCATGGGAAGCTCTGTCTAAGATGTTAA
- a CDS encoding aconitase X catalytic domain-containing protein: MFLNREEERMINGEYGEAVSEAMKIVVKVGEVLGADRLIPITHAHASGISYGTIGEPGLHWLKTLSARGAKVRVFSTINPIGMDIDDPNKIPVGIEFYKKQIEVLKALSSMGFNVTVTCTPYYIRTPSKKEHLAWGESSAVAYANSVLGAYTNREGGMLAIAAAITGRTYYAGLHLEENRITTHRVKVTGISDPAEWSAVGLEIGEIVGNGTPRYVNPPISETSLKLLLAASAASGSIALSVIEGVTPRDTYREGTEEKIEVDEKSVTKYFGDVSDAELLFHGCPHVSVDELKLLNDRIKGVRSGKEVWIAVSPHVYNIASSMGLTKDIERKGIKLVKGTCSVVTPIEKLGIRKVATTSAKTYFYLKRKGLDVWLVRVNDIKGVL, encoded by the coding sequence ATGTTTTTAAATAGAGAAGAGGAAAGGATGATTAATGGTGAGTACGGAGAAGCTGTTTCCGAAGCAATGAAAATCGTCGTGAAAGTCGGTGAAGTCTTAGGTGCCGATCGGTTAATACCGATAACGCATGCACACGCTTCAGGTATATCTTATGGAACCATAGGCGAGCCGGGACTACATTGGTTAAAGACACTAAGTGCTCGTGGGGCAAAGGTCAGAGTATTTTCTACAATCAATCCAATTGGTATGGACATCGACGATCCAAACAAGATCCCAGTTGGTATTGAATTCTACAAGAAGCAAATCGAAGTTCTCAAAGCGCTTTCTTCAATGGGTTTTAACGTAACCGTTACTTGCACTCCTTACTATATTCGCACTCCTTCAAAGAAAGAGCACTTGGCATGGGGTGAGAGTAGCGCGGTTGCCTATGCAAACAGCGTTCTCGGAGCTTATACTAATAGAGAAGGAGGAATGCTAGCGATTGCGGCAGCGATTACTGGCAGGACGTATTACGCTGGTCTTCATCTCGAAGAGAATAGAATAACAACGCACCGCGTAAAAGTGACCGGGATTTCCGATCCAGCCGAATGGAGCGCTGTGGGATTGGAGATAGGGGAAATAGTAGGTAATGGGACACCACGGTACGTCAATCCACCAATATCAGAAACCTCGCTTAAACTCCTCTTGGCAGCATCGGCTGCTTCTGGAAGCATTGCTTTGTCGGTAATTGAGGGGGTTACACCAAGAGATACTTATAGAGAAGGTACTGAAGAAAAGATAGAAGTAGATGAAAAATCGGTTACGAAGTACTTCGGTGACGTTTCCGACGCCGAGCTACTATTTCACGGATGCCCACACGTTAGCGTAGACGAATTGAAGTTACTTAACGATAGAATTAAGGGGGTGAGGAGCGGGAAAGAGGTCTGGATAGCTGTATCACCGCACGTATATAACATCGCAAGTTCGATGGGCTTGACTAAAGATATTGAAAGAAAAGGAATCAAACTCGTAAAGGGTACTTGTAGTGTCGTTACACCGATCGAAAAATTAGGTATAAGAAAAGTTGCAACGACTAGTGCGAAAACTTACTTCTATTTAAAGAGAAAGGGTCTGGACGTATGGTTAGTAAGAGTCAATGACATTAAAGGCGTTCTCTAG
- the tpiA gene encoding triose-phosphate isomerase, with amino-acid sequence MKPIIAVNAKAYYPHSFGSSLLKILRALDKIAIEYNVETILAPPFTELKEARLASERTKIYAQHVDEVDPGAVTGRIPVEGIKDIVHGSIVNHSERQLTLSAIHQVIAKLKNYGLDSLVCTPRPETAAAVSLLNPSMVAMEPPELIGTGISVSKAKPELITETIEQVRKTGFTGPILVGAGISSGEDVRKALELGAQGVLVASAVVKAKDPYEKLREFAGAIK; translated from the coding sequence ATGAAACCAATAATAGCGGTTAATGCTAAAGCCTATTATCCTCATTCCTTTGGATCGAGTTTGCTTAAGATATTGAGAGCACTAGATAAGATAGCTATTGAATATAATGTAGAAACTATTCTCGCACCACCCTTTACAGAACTGAAGGAAGCAAGACTTGCATCCGAGAGAACTAAGATATATGCCCAACACGTTGACGAAGTTGATCCCGGTGCTGTGACCGGGAGAATTCCTGTAGAAGGTATAAAGGACATAGTCCACGGTAGCATTGTTAATCATAGCGAGCGTCAGCTTACGCTTTCAGCAATACATCAAGTAATAGCCAAGTTGAAGAATTACGGTCTTGACTCATTGGTATGCACACCCAGACCAGAAACTGCGGCCGCAGTCTCGCTTCTAAATCCTTCCATGGTAGCTATGGAACCACCAGAACTAATAGGTACAGGTATTTCTGTGTCCAAAGCGAAACCCGAGCTAATCACTGAAACCATTGAACAAGTTAGGAAAACCGGTTTCACTGGACCTATACTTGTAGGCGCCGGAATAAGTTCCGGTGAAGACGTGAGGAAAGCCTTAGAACTGGGTGCACAAGGAGTATTGGTTGCATCAGCAGTAGTTAAAGCTAAAGATCCCTATGAGAAACTACGAGAATTCGCGGGTGCTATAAAATAA